A stretch of DNA from Cryptosporangium aurantiacum:
GACCTGGTTCGCGTGGGGGCTGGCCGACTTGACCGGGGCTCCGGACGATCCGCCCGGGGCTCCTTCGGCGCCGGTGGCCGCGCGGGTGGAGGCGCTGGTCGCCGCGCTGGCGCCGCTCGACGTCGACGCGGCCCACGTCCTGGCCGGGCGGGCCGCGCTGCACGGCTGGAAGCGGGCCGGGCGAACGTCGGCGAACGGGAGTTGCCGGCTGCTGCGGGCCGCGGACGGCTGGCTCGCGGTCAACCTGTCCCGGCCGACCGATCTGGACCTGCTGCCCGCGCTGCTCGAGGCCGAGGTCTCTTCCGATCACTGGGGGTCGGTGGCCGCTGCGGCCGCGTCCCGCCCGGCCGAAGTGCTCGCCGACCGCGCGCAGTTGCTCGGCATCCCGGCCGCGGTGCTCGGAAGCGCGGCCGGGTTGGCGCCACTGCGCACCCACCGCCTCGGCGAGCCGGGCCCGCGGCTCGGCGACGCCGGGCGGCTCGGGTCGTGCGTCGTGTTGGACCTGTCCGCGATGTGGGCCGGACCGCTCTGCGTCCACTTGCTCGGCCGGGCCGGTGCGCATGTCGTAAAGGTCGAGGACGTGCGCCGCCCGGACGGCGCGCGGTTCGGTCCGCCGGAGTTCTACGCCGAACTGCACGCCGGGCACGCGAGCGTCGTCCTCGACTTCGGCACGCCGGCGGGGCGCGCCGCGCTGGCCGCGCTCGCCGCCGAGGCGGACGTCGTCGTGGAGAGCAGCCGTCCGCGGGCCCTGCGCCGGCTCGGGCTCGTCGCCGAGGACTGGCTCGCCGCCCGCGCTGGCCGCACCTGGATCTCGATCACCGGGTACGGCCGCGACGACCCGGCGCAGCGGGTGGCGTTCGGCGACGACGCCGCGGTGGCCGGCGGCCTGGTCGCCACCGCACCGGACGGCTCGCCGGTGTTCTGCGGCGACGCGATCGCCGATCCGCTGACCGGGTTGTACGCGGCGGCGGCCGGGCTGGCGTCGCGGCGGAGCGGCGGCGGCCACCTGCTCGACGTCGCGATGGCCGGCGTCTGCGCAGCCGTGAACCGGCCGGCTGACGGCCCGGCCTACCTGCACCGACGGGGTGCCGACGGCACACTGCGCCACGTGCCCGAGGGTGCCGCGGCTGATCCGGACACCGCGCGATGACCAGGTCCGACCCGGCGGCGTTCCGCAACGCCCGCAGGTCGACCCCGAGCGGCCGCATCACGGCCCAGGGCCGCCGCGCGTCGGCCCGGGACCACCGCAGGTCAACCCAGAACCGCCGCAGGTCGATCTGGAGCGCGTCGTGCTGATTCGGGGCGCGGAGGTCGACGGCGCCGGCGGGGTCGACGTCCGGATCGCGGGCGGGCTGATCGTCGCGGTCGGAGCCGGGCTCGACCGTTCCCCGGGCGAGCCGGCCCTGGACGCCCACGGCGGCGCGCTGCTTCCCGGCCTGCACGACCACCACGTCCACCTGCGCGCCTGGGCGGCGACGCGATGGTCGGTCCGGCTGGCCGGGGCCGACGGTCCGGACGACTTCGACCGCCGCGTCCGAGAGGCCGCCGCCGTGGCACCGCCGGATGTCTGGCTGCGCGGGGTCGGCTGGCACGAGAGCACCGGCGGCCCGCTCGACCGGCACCGCCTGGACGCGCTGACCGGCGGGCGTCCGACCCGGATCCAGCACCGCACCGGCGCCCTGTGGATCCTGAACAGCGCGGCGCTCCTCCTCACCGGGGCCGCGGGCAGCACGGTCGCCGGGATCGAACGGGACGCCTCCGGCGAGCCGACCGGGCGGCTCTGGCGCGCGGACGACTGGCTGCGGGACCGGACCGCCACCGTCCGCGACCCGTTCCCGGTGGCGCTGGCGGACCTGGCCCGGCAGGCGGCCCAGTGGGGCGTCACCCGCTGGACCGACGCCACCCCGGACCGCGACCAGACGGAGACCAACGCACTGGCCGCGCTCTGGACCACCGGCCTTCCGTCCGCCGAACCACACCGGGCCGACGCGGCTCGCCTCGGTCCGGACCGAGGCGACGCGGGCCAGGCCGGGGGCGCCGCGGGTGACCACGCCGAGGGCGGGCTGCCTCGGCTGGTGTTGATGTCACCGCCCGGGCTGTCCCTGCCCGACGACGCCGTGCGGGTGACGCTCGGCCCGCAGAAGCTCGTGCTCGACGATGCGACGCTGCCGCCGGTGGCCGAGCTCGCCGCCACGATTCGGGAGAGCCATGCCGCCGGGTCCCCGGTCGCCGTGCACTGCGTCACCGCCGAGCAGCTGGTGACGCTCGTCGCGGCGATCGAGGAGGCGGACAGCACCCCCGGCGACCGCGTCGAACATGCCGGCATCGTGCCGCCCGGGTACGCGGCCCGGCTCGCCGCACTCGGCCTCGCGGTCGTGACGAACCCGGGTTTCCTCGCCGACCGGGGCGACGCGTACCGCCGGGACGTCCCGGAGCCGGAACGGGACTGGCTCTACCCGGTGCGGTCGCTGCGGGCCGCCGGTGTCCCGGTGGCCGCGGCGACCGACGCACCGTTCGGACCGGCCGACCCGTGGGTGGCGATCGCCGCTGCGGTCGACCGCCGGACGCCCGACGGCGCGGTCCTCGGCCCGGACGAGCGGGTCACCGCCACCGAGGCGCTGGACCTGTTCCTCGCCGACCCCGATCGCCCCGGCCGCCGGCGCCGGATCGCCCCCGGCCACCCGGCCGACCTGTGTCTGTTGCACACCCCGCTGGCTCCTGCGTTGGCGGCTCCATCGTCCGACTACGTGCGGGCGGTGCTCTCCTGAGCCGAACGGCACAGGGGTGGGGTACGCCGGGCCGCGCAACGCGCCCGCCGGGGCGTTCCGTGAGGGAACACCGCACTACGGAATCAGTACGACCTTGCCGGCCAGGGTTCCGGCTTCGGCACGCTCGTGCACCGACGGCAGCTCGCGCAGCGGCAGCCGCTCGGCGACGTCGATCTCCAGCTCCCCGGCGTCGACCTGCGCTCCCAGCGTGGCCAGCTGCTCCGCGTCGGGACGGACGAACATGCGCAGCGCCCGCACCGGGCCGTCGGTCGGCGGATCGGTGATCGTCGAGACGTAGACGCCGTCGGACGCGACCAGCCCGAGCAGCGGGTCGCCCGGCTCCGACACGAGGTTGAGGACGACGTCGACGGGCTCCGTGACAGCTTCCAGAACCGGAGTGACCGTGTGGTCGATGACCTCGGCCGCACCGTACCGGCGGGCGCGGTCGGCGGTGCGTGGGCTCGCGGTGGCGATGACGTGTGCCCCGGCGCGGGCGGCCAGTTGGATCGCGTAGCCACCCACCGATCCCCCGGCGCCGTTGATCAGGAGCCGCTGGCCGGCACGCAGCTTCGCGTGCTCGAACAGCGCCTGCCACGCGGTGAGACCGCCGACCGGGAGCGCGGCGGCGTCCGCGAGCGGGACGCCCCGGGGCGCGGCGGCGAGGGCGGACGCCGGAGCCACCACGTACTCGGCCGACGCACCGGCGACGTCCGGCGGTAAGAACCCGATCACCGCGTCGCCGGGGGCGAGGCGGACGACGTCCGGGCCGATCTCCGCGACCCGCCCCGCCAGCTCGATGCCCGGGACGTACGGGAACGCCCCCGGGAACATCGGCTGGAGGTACCCGGCGCGGATCGCGGCGTCCACCGGATTGAACGCCGCCGCCGCGGTCTCGACCAGCACCTGGCCGGGGCCGGGGACCGGACGCTCGACGTCCACGAGAGTCAGCACCGACGGGTCTCCGTACTCGGCGTACCGCAGAGCCTTCATGACACACTCCTCCTGGAATTTGCTTCGAACTTGAAGCACGTCTAGACCGTAGCATGCTTTGAATTTGAAGCAAGTAGAATTCACGGGGTGACGCAACCCGGTGGCCTCGACGCGGCAGAGCTCGGTGGCTTCTTCGCGCTG
This window harbors:
- a CDS encoding amidohydrolase family protein, with product MLIRGAEVDGAGGVDVRIAGGLIVAVGAGLDRSPGEPALDAHGGALLPGLHDHHVHLRAWAATRWSVRLAGADGPDDFDRRVREAAAVAPPDVWLRGVGWHESTGGPLDRHRLDALTGGRPTRIQHRTGALWILNSAALLLTGAAGSTVAGIERDASGEPTGRLWRADDWLRDRTATVRDPFPVALADLARQAAQWGVTRWTDATPDRDQTETNALAALWTTGLPSAEPHRADAARLGPDRGDAGQAGGAAGDHAEGGLPRLVLMSPPGLSLPDDAVRVTLGPQKLVLDDATLPPVAELAATIRESHAAGSPVAVHCVTAEQLVTLVAAIEEADSTPGDRVEHAGIVPPGYAARLAALGLAVVTNPGFLADRGDAYRRDVPEPERDWLYPVRSLRAAGVPVAAATDAPFGPADPWVAIAAAVDRRTPDGAVLGPDERVTATEALDLFLADPDRPGRRRRIAPGHPADLCLLHTPLAPALAAPSSDYVRAVLS
- a CDS encoding CoA transferase; translation: MFAVRCCDVPGRCAVETWFAWGLADLTGAPDDPPGAPSAPVAARVEALVAALAPLDVDAAHVLAGRAALHGWKRAGRTSANGSCRLLRAADGWLAVNLSRPTDLDLLPALLEAEVSSDHWGSVAAAAASRPAEVLADRAQLLGIPAAVLGSAAGLAPLRTHRLGEPGPRLGDAGRLGSCVVLDLSAMWAGPLCVHLLGRAGAHVVKVEDVRRPDGARFGPPEFYAELHAGHASVVLDFGTPAGRAALAALAAEADVVVESSRPRALRRLGLVAEDWLAARAGRTWISITGYGRDDPAQRVAFGDDAAVAGGLVATAPDGSPVFCGDAIADPLTGLYAAAAGLASRRSGGGHLLDVAMAGVCAAVNRPADGPAYLHRRGADGTLRHVPEGAAADPDTAR
- a CDS encoding NADP-dependent oxidoreductase, with the protein product MKALRYAEYGDPSVLTLVDVERPVPGPGQVLVETAAAAFNPVDAAIRAGYLQPMFPGAFPYVPGIELAGRVAEIGPDVVRLAPGDAVIGFLPPDVAGASAEYVVAPASALAAAPRGVPLADAAALPVGGLTAWQALFEHAKLRAGQRLLINGAGGSVGGYAIQLAARAGAHVIATASPRTADRARRYGAAEVIDHTVTPVLEAVTEPVDVVLNLVSEPGDPLLGLVASDGVYVSTITDPPTDGPVRALRMFVRPDAEQLATLGAQVDAGELEIDVAERLPLRELPSVHERAEAGTLAGKVVLIP